The window GATGTAAGTGCAAAGCCATTGCCAAAAACAGAACACCCAACAGGATGCGACCATGAAATCGAAAGCTGTACTTTATCGAATGAGCACACCTGAACATATCTGTCCGTATGGACTGAAATCCCGCGCGTTGCTAAAACGTAAAGGTTTTGAACTAGAGGATCACCTGCTTAAAACCCGAGAGGCAACTGATGCGTTTAAAGCTGAGCACAACGTCGAAACTACACCCCAAACATTTATCGACGGCGAACGCATCGGAGGCTATAGCGATCTGAAAGCGTATTTCGGAGAACCCTTACCCAACGACGATGAACCCAGCTATACCCCCGTTATCGCCATCTTCGCAACTGCCTTTTTGATGGCACTGGGGCTGCAATTGAGCAACCCCGAACCTTTCACCGCAACTGGCGTTGCGCAAACATTTATCGCGTTGAGCATGTGTATTCTGGCAATACAGAAATTGCGAGATTTACGCGCTTTTTCCATGCAATTTATCACCTACGACCTGCTAGCCATGCATTGGGTGCGCTATGCTTACGTTTACGCATTTGTTGAGGCTTACGCTGGAATCGGCATGCTGGCCTCACTGCCAGCGATGCTAGTCGGCCCGCCCGCAATATTTATCGGTTTGCTGGGGGCAATCTCAGTAATTAAAGCCGTCTATATTGATGAACGAGAGCTTAAATGCGCCTGTGTGGGCGGAAATAGCCGCGTCCCCCTGGGTGCTGTATCACTAACAGAAAATCTACTAATGCTATGCATGGGCGTGTGGGTGTTCCTGCAATAATGGCACCGCAGAAAGAACGGTCCGAACTGATGGCAAATGGGTATTTCCCAATGACCATACCCAAACGTGGACGCTAAGGCCGTTTGAAAACACGGGATCAATCTGTATGATGGCGGGCTTTACGACTGGGCGAGTAGCGTCTTAAGTCGCTACTCGCCCCCAGGCCGTCTCCAGCAGCCAAGAGGCTCAGGCAGGTTTACATTTTGCGTTAGGGCCGAAATCGATCGGCCGCGCCTTCGGCGAAAATTTGTGGGCCAGGGCTAGATTCCATGAGGTAGGTATGACGTTAGAGCACTTTATAAGCGAATGGGGCCTCACTCTGGGCCTAACAGCGCTGATGGGCTTTATGGTGTTTATTATTTGGGACCTTGCCAGGCAGAGTAAAGCCGGGAAATTCGGCACTCTGATACTTTTTATTGGACTGGGCGCAGGGTTGTTTGGATTTACGGTGAAGCTTGTAATTCAGTATTTGATGGAGCACCAATAGCGGCAGTGCCGGCTTATAATTACTTCCGTGGCTAAGCCGGGAATCTACGCCCGGAATCCAAGCCCCGAAGCCCATTGTCCCCAGGAACCTTTTAGCCCTTCCCATCCAACGCTGGGTCAACCCGGACTTAAGCCAGACGACCCTTGTATTCCCGCAGCTCAACCTCCTATCATTCACCCTCACACCAATCAACCTCCCACAGTTCTACCACGCTCTGCGTTAACGGTATAGGTTTGACAGTATTTCACCAGCTCGATCAGATAAACACGGGTTACCAATGCGGTAAAGCGCGTCGGCAATAGTCTACCGATACTAAACAAGCCACTCCACTCAACAACATACGCGCGGATCTCTCACACATCCCCGACTGTCTGCCACCTAAATCTGGATCGTCTAAAGATGTCTTCGATACGCCAGCAGGGCATGCGCTCGTCAAGAAGTGAGTTCGGCCTGAGGGTGAGGAATTTCCGGTTCGAGAGGCATAACGGGGGCACAGCCAGAACGCAAAGCGCGAAAGTTTGCAAGTAAAGACCTTACTTCTGCAGGAGGCATCGATTCCAGCATGGCGGAAACCAATAAATCGACCTCGTCAGCAACTACATCATCAAAACCTCTGATTTTCATATCGTACCCTTTTTTAACATCCTGATTTCAGCAAATTCCATTTGCTCCGGATCTAGAGATTAGTTCGGATCGCTCCAGAGTCAACATATTTGGTGCATAGACATAGGCGTCCAGTTTTCGACATGGCGAACACGCCAATAAAAATTTATGCGCGCCAAAATTCTTTTATTTAAACCAAAAATATTTTTAAATTGCCAAAACTCTAACTTTTAAATAAATATACTGGTCGCCAGCACACCAAACTTCGCGAAAAGTGGTAAGAATTTCGCTGTCTGTCCATTTTTCACCAGCATTTTTACTGCCATAACGCGAATTTCAATACAATTAATTTGTAATCAAAACCGTCTATATTGCAGCTACCCATGCCTGGGTAGAGGAGCGCTTCTTCCACTCGCGAGCATTTCCTGTTTGGCGAAGGCATCTGAAACAAGTATAGACCGGAAGGTTGGATGTCTTTTGTTACAGTGAATTACCAATAAATGTTAGAGCAGCAGATTTGGCGGTATAGCAACTAAATTTGCTTGAGTTATGTTGCGACACTGCTAAAACGCGCCACATAAAAAATTGTTCACACGCAAGCATCAAGGGCGGTGAAAAGTATTAGGCCACCATGAGCAAGTGGCTAATGGTGGTTAAGCCCAAGGAGGAGGGACAAAGGCTAAGCCATCCCGAAGTATTAGTTTCCAGTGATTTAACACAAATTTAAGGCACACCAGAAAGTACTGAAAACCTTAAGTTAAGGAAGACGTAAACAATTATTCTAAGAGCACAGACCGCAGGAGCGCGCTGTCTTTTAGGAGAGGACAGGTTCAGTGACGCACCTTTTTTTTCTTAGTGGCATTTCATTGCTGCTCAAGCTACTCACATTATTACAATTCAGGAAATGTTTTCGCACATTTCCCGTGTGCATTCTCTTAATTGCATTCTCGTTTATAGCGATGAATCTCTGCGAACTCTGCTTCCAACATGTTCTTCTTGAACAAGATGGCGGCTATACGGTGGTAACGCTTTATTATGTCTTTTCCCTGCTGGGGATCTATGCTGTCCTATCCTACGCCATTCAGTTTTCACCACATTTCCAACTCTGGTGGCAGATCATCACGACCGGATTACTACTCGCCCCTCAATTATTCGTTCTTTTGACGGGTATAGGGATTACTACCATAGTTCGTTGGGACGACAGTTTTACCCAACTGTCAGGACACTACTTTTTTATAGTGCAGCTGGGATACTACCTACAGCCCTTCATTATTGTTACGGTGCTCCTTTACACCATGGCATCGACCAAAACTCATAACGTGCGGCTAAGAGTAAAATCGCTACTCGTGGCACTACTGCCCTTACTAGCTGCGGCTCCCGGTATTGTTAATCTGTTCACTTCCAGCCTACCAATCTACATTTCAGGAGTCACCTCGATACTATTTGCCATCACCTTGTGGTTCGTTTGCTTCACACACATCGCAAAAAATCAATTTTTATTAATGAGCTATATGCCATTTTCCAGGGAAAGCCGGATATTACGCTCCCTGGCAGAATCAGTCGCGCAGCCTGACAGAGGGCTTAGAAAAGTACTACAGGAGTATGAAACTCAGATACTCAACGAGACGCTCGCGAAAACAGATGGAAACATCACCCACGCGGCGAAAATACTGAAAATTGGCCGCAGTACACTTAGCCAGAAAATGAGTAAGCAGGAATGCCAGCCGCCAGAAGAACCCAGTTAGCTACTGAGTTCTTTACTGCAATTGAAGCTGGGACTGATTGAAACGATGACTCGATAAACGTTGCACCCCGTGGTAGGCGTCTTTTTATACACGTTTTCGATTTAAGCGGCTTTAGCGTGTAGTCGATTGACGTTACGACAGGCAACATACAGTGTCGCAGACAAAAAAACTAAAGGCACAGCACATAGGGTTAAAGCGACAAAATACTCCATTTCGATTTCTCCCTGAATGAGATGATTGGAGAGAACCTCTAGACGTTTTGGCGCACGATCAGCACGCCAAAACTCATAAGTGCAAACAGCTTAAGTTCGCGCGCGTATTCTAATCCTCACACAATGCGTAACCATGATCTCGGACAAACTTCCTCATAAAGAGCGCGCCAATTAATAAAAAGGCCGATCACTCTTCAGAGTGACCGGCCTTTTGAGATACCCAATTCAGCTAACGATTAATCCGCCAGCGTCGGGGTCGTCCAATCGATCCAGCTAGACAGGTCGCCGGTTTTATTGGTGTGTGGATTCATTTCTCCAGGTACATCACCAGTGTGCAGCAGGAACTTCGCAAAATTGTCGCGTAAGGGCTGCTCGAACTCAGGGCGAGCGGAGCAGTGACCGCCATCAGCAACATTGGACTGATACGAAATATTGGCTTCTGCACCCAGCGCTTTATAAATTTCAGCACCGCCCAACGCTGCCACGTGCGCAGACAGTGGCCCAAGGTTGTCGATATGCGGGTTATCCAGAATCAACAAGCCGCGAGGAGCGACCATACCAACGACTTCATGAGTATCGATCGGCAATTTCTTCACCTTGGTGTTGGTGGCGAAATCTTTGAAAGCATCGCCCATCCAGTATTGCTCGCCATAGATGCTACCTGGAGATTGAGCACCTTCACCAGGAAGACCACGCATAATTGGCACGCCGCCAGAACCGGATTCAAATGGAATCGTTAAGTCGATACGCTGATCGAAAGCACCCGCAATGAAGGCGCCTTTACCAAATCGTGAACAGCCCGTAACCGCAGTATCGGCTGCACGCAAAATCGAACCATCCGACGCTTCGATCACATCGATCAAACGGCTGACCCCCCAACCCCAAGCAACCAGCAGGCCGGTTTCGCTGTCAGAACCGTAAATATCGTAAAACGCGCCTTTCTTGCTCGCTCTGCTACCACCACCAAAGCTCTCTGCACCAACATCGTAGGGGTTGTATTTAACTACCGCCACGCCTTCAGCTTTTGCGAGATCTGCGTGCGCAAAGCTGGAGTACATAAACAACACAGGAAAAGGACCGTCGCCATCCGGGAGATCAACTTCAGCAGTGAATGACGTCATCTTTCCGCCGTTCTCAACGTTGACGGTAATCGTATCAGAGGTGACCGAACCGGTGACTTTTTCCGGCTTAGGCGGCTTAAAGCCATACATATAGGCTTCCGCTTCACGCTGTATTTCCTGACGGCGGCAGCGCCACTCGGATTTAGCCGTCATGCGATTACCATCCAGCTTGGTGAAAGGATCTGGCAAGTTCGGGTTGACGGCCAAATCTTCAACAGCGACTAAACCACTAACATCACAGTCAGACCCCATATTTTCAGGTGTGGCAGCTGTTGGGTCGGGTAAAGTTGGGGGTTCCGGGACTGTCGGAGGCGGCTCCACGAACTCACCATCAGTTGAGTAAATCGCAATACCGGAAAGGGTTGCGTTTTCCACAATCGATTCGACTGAAACAGTGAGGAATCCATCGGAGACTGCCACATCATCAATGGTCAGCTCATCGGCGGCAAATGCACCGACTTCAGCAACCGGGTCATAGTTACTGGCGACAGTGTTACCCTCCACTGTTACATTAAATACACGGCCACCTACTTGGTCCTGGTAGCTTTCAGCCACGTAGAGAACGACATTGTAAGACGCATCAGTAACGGGAATCTCGTAGGAATAGGTACCATAGCGCTCCGACTGATAAACCCCATTTGCTGGCGCGTTAGCTATATCTTTGCCATGCGTGTGGCCTGTACCTGCTGTAGAAAAGCGGTCTTCGTGGAAAACAATACCACTCATGGTAATTTCTTCGGCGCCCGCATTTATCGCGTAAACCAGCTCAGGAGTCGCGGGCATACCCGAAGATGAGCTCGAAGAGCTTGATGAAGAACTTGATGAACTGGAGGACGAACTCGAACTGGACCCTCCTGCAGGCGTGTCATTATCATCTGAGCCACCACAGGCGGCCAACAGGGCTACCGCGGAAAGCACAGCAAATGCTTTTATAGTTTTCATGAAAATTCCTCTATGACTGAGAAGCAAGAACAGGGCGGAAGACAGGCGTCTAAAACCCCGTGTTATTTATGTTTTTATGGTTATTCAGTGTGTCTTTTGGTACTTAACAAATCGTAACTTATTGCTTTTATTAAATTTGAATACTGGCACACATGTATACAGTGACGCAGTATTCGACCTGATTGTAAAAGTTTTGCTACAGAAAACAAGAGATATTGCAAATAAATTAACCTGATTCTACATCCCCTTATATAACCAAAGGATTAACCAGGTTGACTACTTTCGTCGCCCACGCCCCCTGTAATCGGTTACATCAAGTAATAACAACTCTCATCTATTCCGGAGCCGAGTGCAGTTCATACACATCCACTGAGTTATTCGGCGGGAGAGAACAAGTATCGCCCCGGGGAGTGACAACGCGTAATAAGCCTAAAAAGTAGTAAACCTCCTACCGTTTAAAACTCGTTTGTATTAAGAAAGTCGCTTTCTGACGTTTTTTTCTTTTTTTCTACCGAACCATGGGCTCTTGAACTAGAGTTTCGTGAGAACCGTCTGATTTTTAAAATCATTTTGATAATCGATTGAGTAATTTATTCATGACTATTGCGCGCAAACTCAATATCACTATTGCCGGCGTACTCAGTGGTGTTGCCGTGGTCGCGATTGCTTTGAGCATCAAAAGCGAACGCACCTATTTGTTAGAACAAGCATCGGCACACATGAGCGAAGCCGAATCGCAAACATTGCGTATTCTCACGATTATCGACCAGCTTAAAATGGAACAAGTACGCAGCAGTATGGCGCAGTTAAAAGAGTCCGGACTCAGCATCGGAACACCCTTTCTCGGCGATGAGGAGGTGAAGGTCAAAGAGAAATCCGTGCCGCAGCTCTATCTAGGATATCAACCTCAAGCAAACAATTTTGATCTGGTGGACAATCTCACGAAAAAAATGGGTGGTACTGCAACTTTATTTGTTTTAAGCGGCGATGAATTTGTACGCGTTACAACGAATGTCATGACCAAAAACGGAAGAGCGATAGGCACTATCCTCGCCCCTCAAGGGGCCGCCATCCAAAAAATAAAACGCAACCAAGCCTACTACGGCGACGTCGATATTCTAGGTACGCCATATATTACTGGCTACGAGCCAATGCACGATAAAGACGGCAGCGTAATTGGAATTTGGTACGTTGGTTACAAGGCCGACCTTGAATTACTAACCACCTATCTTGAAGGTTCACGAATTATGCAAGGTGGTTTTGTTGCCCTAATCGACGATAAGGGGCGAATTCGCAGCCATTCAGACAATGTCCCGGAACCAGAGGTCGTCACCGCGATAAACGGAAATAACGACTGGGAAGTACGCGAAGCGACCTTTGGCAACTGGGATTATAAAGTTGTTCTGGCTTACCCCAAATCCGAAATCAGCAACGCATTGCTCGCGCAAAGTGTGGAGATAATTACGATATGCATTATTACGTTAATATGTCTTATTGCATTGATAACATTCCTGTTGCGCCAATCGGTAACCCGCCCGCTCAGCGAGATTTCACAGCGACTACATGCAATCACCAAAGGGGATGGCGACCTTACCTTGCGTTTTAACATGCGCGGTGAAGATGAGCTTTCAAAAATGGCGCAAGGTTTCGACTCGCTACTGGGTCAATTGTGCGATATGCTCAGCGCCGTAAAAAGCATGTCGGCTTCGCTCACTGAATCCTGCTCCGCACTTAAAGAAAGTGCAAACAAATCTCATGCAGAAATCGCCAATCAATCCCAACGTACTGAGCGTATTGTGAGCGCTGTCACCGAGATATCCTACTCGTTGAATGAAGTTAATCAACGAATAAATACAGTAAACGAGTCGGTCAGCTCGACCAACGAACTGGCAACAGACAGTAGCGCACAGCTCAAAGCCAGTGTTGAAGCCATTCGCATCCAGTCAAAAAGCCTCGAAGAATCAGCACGGGTAATCAGTGATCTTAACGAAGCGAGCTCAGGTATTGGTAAAGTTCTTGAGGTTATCCAGAATATTGCAGAACAAACCAACCTGCTTGCACTCAACGCCGCCATTGAGGCCGCGAGAGCGGGTGAACAAGGTCGAGGTTTCGCTGTGGTCGCGGATGAAGTTCGTTCACTGGCCAGCCGTACTCAGGAATCGACCGGCGAGATCAATAAAATGATTGAACGCCTGCAGGCGGGAGCAGAAAAAGCCAAAGCAACTATGGATGAAAACAGTGAGAACGCGCAAAAAAATGTAGCGCAAATATCCTCTATGTTTGATGTGCTTGAGCAAATTATGTCTTCGGTCGTCAATGTAGGAAAATTGAGTAACGCAATCCTTCATGAAGCCCAGCAACAACAGATTGCCATCGAGCAAATATCCGAGGATATGCACGAGATTGCCGATGCATCCAACAACGTGAGCAGTCAGTCCGATATCACCTCGGAACACAGTCGAAATTTAAGTAATATCGCTAGCGATCTTTCAAAACGCGTCAGCCGATACAAAACACAATAGCACCAACTCAAGCGCTCCGGTCGAAAAAAAGCAGCGCGAAATGCGCTGCAAACCTTGGGGGAATACAATCTGATTCGTCAGTCCACTAAAGGCCCAATTCAGATAGTTCTGGATGGTCATCAGGGCGTCGACCCAATGACCAATGGAACTTTCGATCACTTTCAGCAATAGCCACATCGTTAATACTTGCATGCCGTTGCGCCATTAGTCCCCGGTCATTGAACTCCCAGTTTTCATTGCCGTGAGATCGAAA of the Teredinibacter turnerae T7901 genome contains:
- a CDS encoding MauE/DoxX family redox-associated membrane protein, translating into MKSKAVLYRMSTPEHICPYGLKSRALLKRKGFELEDHLLKTREATDAFKAEHNVETTPQTFIDGERIGGYSDLKAYFGEPLPNDDEPSYTPVIAIFATAFLMALGLQLSNPEPFTATGVAQTFIALSMCILAIQKLRDLRAFSMQFITYDLLAMHWVRYAYVYAFVEAYAGIGMLASLPAMLVGPPAIFIGLLGAISVIKAVYIDERELKCACVGGNSRVPLGAVSLTENLLMLCMGVWVFLQ
- a CDS encoding DUF2788 domain-containing protein, with translation MTLEHFISEWGLTLGLTALMGFMVFIIWDLARQSKAGKFGTLILFIGLGAGLFGFTVKLVIQYLMEHQ
- a CDS encoding helix-turn-helix domain-containing protein, which encodes MTHLFFLSGISLLLKLLTLLQFRKCFRTFPVCILLIAFSFIAMNLCELCFQHVLLEQDGGYTVVTLYYVFSLLGIYAVLSYAIQFSPHFQLWWQIITTGLLLAPQLFVLLTGIGITTIVRWDDSFTQLSGHYFFIVQLGYYLQPFIIVTVLLYTMASTKTHNVRLRVKSLLVALLPLLAAAPGIVNLFTSSLPIYISGVTSILFAITLWFVCFTHIAKNQFLLMSYMPFSRESRILRSLAESVAQPDRGLRKVLQEYETQILNETLAKTDGNITHAAKILKIGRSTLSQKMSKQECQPPEEPS
- a CDS encoding carbohydrate esterase family 15 domain-containing protein, which codes for MKTIKAFAVLSAVALLAACGGSDDNDTPAGGSSSSSSSSSSSSSSSSSSSSSGMPATPELVYAINAGAEEITMSGIVFHEDRFSTAGTGHTHGKDIANAPANGVYQSERYGTYSYEIPVTDASYNVVLYVAESYQDQVGGRVFNVTVEGNTVASNYDPVAEVGAFAADELTIDDVAVSDGFLTVSVESIVENATLSGIAIYSTDGEFVEPPPTVPEPPTLPDPTAATPENMGSDCDVSGLVAVEDLAVNPNLPDPFTKLDGNRMTAKSEWRCRRQEIQREAEAYMYGFKPPKPEKVTGSVTSDTITVNVENGGKMTSFTAEVDLPDGDGPFPVLFMYSSFAHADLAKAEGVAVVKYNPYDVGAESFGGGSRASKKGAFYDIYGSDSETGLLVAWGWGVSRLIDVIEASDGSILRAADTAVTGCSRFGKGAFIAGAFDQRIDLTIPFESGSGGVPIMRGLPGEGAQSPGSIYGEQYWMGDAFKDFATNTKVKKLPIDTHEVVGMVAPRGLLILDNPHIDNLGPLSAHVAALGGAEIYKALGAEANISYQSNVADGGHCSARPEFEQPLRDNFAKFLLHTGDVPGEMNPHTNKTGDLSSWIDWTTPTLAD
- a CDS encoding Cache 3/Cache 2 fusion domain-containing protein — protein: MSNLFMTIARKLNITIAGVLSGVAVVAIALSIKSERTYLLEQASAHMSEAESQTLRILTIIDQLKMEQVRSSMAQLKESGLSIGTPFLGDEEVKVKEKSVPQLYLGYQPQANNFDLVDNLTKKMGGTATLFVLSGDEFVRVTTNVMTKNGRAIGTILAPQGAAIQKIKRNQAYYGDVDILGTPYITGYEPMHDKDGSVIGIWYVGYKADLELLTTYLEGSRIMQGGFVALIDDKGRIRSHSDNVPEPEVVTAINGNNDWEVREATFGNWDYKVVLAYPKSEISNALLAQSVEIITICIITLICLIALITFLLRQSVTRPLSEISQRLHAITKGDGDLTLRFNMRGEDELSKMAQGFDSLLGQLCDMLSAVKSMSASLTESCSALKESANKSHAEIANQSQRTERIVSAVTEISYSLNEVNQRINTVNESVSSTNELATDSSAQLKASVEAIRIQSKSLEESARVISDLNEASSGIGKVLEVIQNIAEQTNLLALNAAIEAARAGEQGRGFAVVADEVRSLASRTQESTGEINKMIERLQAGAEKAKATMDENSENAQKNVAQISSMFDVLEQIMSSVVNVGKLSNAILHEAQQQQIAIEQISEDMHEIADASNNVSSQSDITSEHSRNLSNIASDLSKRVSRYKTQ